DNA from Thermoplasma acidophilum DSM 1728:
TGACGTTGGGGCTGGGGCTGGAAGGCATTCGCTTTATCTTCAAGATCAGGGTTTTGATGTCACCGCACTGGATATATCGCCACTTGCTGTAGAGGTCATGAAACATCGCGGAGTGAAGAATGCAAAAATTGCGAGCATAGATGAGGTTGAACCAGGATGGGATACCATGATACTTCTTGGAAACAACTTCGGACTCATGAGGACGATAGATGAAGCGATGGCATTTCTTCGCAGGTTCTATTCGGAGTCATCGGATGATGCGAGGATAATCGCTGAGACCACGGATCCATTAAGCGCAGGATTTCAATCCGATAAAGGCTATCCGGGTGAACTTGAAATCAGAGTGATATATAGAGAATATAGGAGTGAATGGTTCAGGTACCTTCTTGCGGACAGGCAAAAGCTGAGAGAGATAATAAAAGATACAGGGTGGAAAATCGATCATTTCTACGATATAGCTGACGTTGATGTTTACTGCTTTGTGCTTTCCAAATGAGTATCG
Protein-coding regions in this window:
- a CDS encoding class I SAM-dependent methyltransferase, with translation MKDTEDAFGHALMDYADGKCSYEMVETRNGKIDVTSISYYFRDHDQWPSMEREAIRYAKGRVVDVGAGAGRHSLYLQDQGFDVTALDISPLAVEVMKHRGVKNAKIASIDEVEPGWDTMILLGNNFGLMRTIDEAMAFLRRFYSESSDDARIIAETTDPLSAGFQSDKGYPGELEIRVIYREYRSEWFRYLLADRQKLREIIKDTGWKIDHFYDIADVDVYCFVLSK